A genomic region of Micromonospora sp. NBRC 110009 contains the following coding sequences:
- a CDS encoding alpha/beta hydrolase, which yields MTERAVLLWIHGGGWRGRYHEDGAALAPLGLRVVAATYRFVDEARWPAQLDDVRAAARAARMAADGLPLLVGGDSAGGMLALHLALRGVDRPGDVAAALAYWAPLDPLDPEYRRLRADDDPWAGLLGRPPAAGDPATVDATVATHLGSGVPVLLVHGREDRSVPAGQSVDLARRLLVAGHPVHAWLTHGGHALDLARPDIRAVTAAFLDTVLTPG from the coding sequence TGGATCCACGGCGGCGGCTGGCGGGGCCGGTACCACGAGGACGGTGCCGCGCTGGCCCCGCTCGGGCTACGGGTGGTCGCCGCGACCTACCGGTTCGTGGACGAGGCCCGCTGGCCGGCCCAGCTCGACGACGTGCGCGCCGCGGCCCGCGCGGCCCGGATGGCGGCGGACGGGCTGCCGCTGCTGGTCGGGGGCGACTCGGCCGGTGGGATGCTCGCCCTGCACCTCGCCCTGCGCGGGGTGGACCGCCCCGGCGACGTGGCGGCGGCGCTGGCGTACTGGGCGCCGCTCGACCCGCTCGATCCGGAGTACCGGCGGCTGCGCGCCGACGACGACCCGTGGGCCGGCCTGCTCGGCCGTCCGCCCGCCGCGGGCGATCCCGCCACCGTCGACGCGACGGTCGCCACCCACCTCGGTTCCGGCGTTCCGGTGCTGCTGGTGCACGGCCGGGAGGACAGGTCGGTGCCGGCCGGCCAGTCAGTCGACCTCGCGCGCCGGCTGCTCGTCGCCGGGCACCCGGTGCACGCCTGGCTCACCCACGGCGGGCACGCCCTCGACCTGGCCCGCCCGGACATCCGGGCGGTCACCGC